One window of Campylobacter sp. RM12651 genomic DNA carries:
- a CDS encoding major outer membrane protein: MNIKTTISLSLVAVCANALSLEQSIKNVDLDGFLRYRYDTTRVKDIALTQPAHKIRLDYKLSLNLADNYKANAVFRYDTKSLSYSNNAYIKTNDNFHLKEANLTYTNFNTSFSFGRLKVPSMFNDGVLVTSFLIDNHSLDNTNINAYFVDNFDLSESSLINEKAINQISYKIPLKATNLPKNLKSQIYNQNLYGLNINYHNDLINLTLGADYLNDFAIFYGVDLKSYLGDKKSYHYSFNSQLTSTSLKQNYKTSLNASNSVFYGVEILVGFKNFDFELGYINYGKKDKASFVTWHDKGLLLHSGKTIIDGFYGGIGKREYLYSNISYKYDNFNFLFSIIDGGVKLDLAKYKQTELMPKIVYKYSKQLKFSAFYDYAITKTDMKNIKTYKTRLEAKYSF; encoded by the coding sequence ATGAATATTAAAACAACAATTTCTTTAAGTTTAGTTGCTGTTTGTGCTAATGCACTTAGTTTAGAACAATCAATAAAAAATGTAGATTTAGATGGGTTTTTAAGGTATCGCTATGATACTACTAGAGTTAAGGATATTGCTTTAACTCAACCAGCACACAAAATTAGATTAGATTATAAATTAAGCCTAAATTTAGCTGATAATTACAAGGCGAATGCGGTGTTTAGATATGATACAAAATCTTTAAGTTATTCAAATAATGCTTATATTAAAACTAATGATAATTTTCATTTAAAAGAAGCGAATTTAACTTATACTAATTTTAATACAAGCTTTAGTTTTGGTAGATTAAAAGTGCCTAGTATGTTTAATGATGGGGTTTTGGTTACTTCGTTTTTGATTGATAATCATTCTTTAGATAATACAAATATAAATGCGTATTTTGTAGATAATTTTGATTTGAGTGAAAGTAGTTTGATAAACGAAAAAGCAATAAATCAAATATCTTATAAAATACCACTGAAAGCCACAAATCTGCCAAAGAATTTAAAATCACAAATCTATAATCAAAACCTTTATGGGTTAAATATTAATTATCATAATGATTTAATAAATCTTACTTTAGGTGCTGATTATCTTAATGATTTTGCTATTTTTTATGGAGTGGATTTGAAAAGTTATTTAGGAGATAAGAAGAGTTATCATTATTCTTTTAATTCTCAACTAACTAGCACATCATTAAAGCAAAATTACAAAACTTCTCTAAATGCAAGTAATTCTGTATTTTATGGCGTTGAAATTCTAGTCGGATTTAAGAATTTTGATTTTGAGTTAGGCTATATAAATTATGGTAAAAAGGATAAAGCAAGTTTTGTAACTTGGCATGATAAAGGATTGCTTTTGCATTCGGGAAAAACGATAATAGATGGATTTTATGGTGGAATAGGCAAAAGAGAATATTTGTATTCAAATATATCTTATAAATATGATAATTTTAATTTTTTATTTAGCATAATTGATGGCGGGGTAAAGCTTGATTTAGCTAAATATAAGCAAACAGAATTAATGCCAAAAATTGTTTATAAATATTCTAAGCAATTAAAATTTAGCGCATTTTATGATTATGCGATTACTAAAACCGATATGAAAAATATTAAAACTTATAAAACTAGATTAGAAGCTAAATACTCGTTTTAA
- a CDS encoding type II secretion system protein — MKKGFTMIELIFVIVILGILAAVAIPKLNATRDDAEIAKAASNFSTAISDITSYYTAKGNFDDLSKMTNVALGTNGEFKIKNKTCATITAPKTGSEVVIKAGSDISEAICDSFDKVSSIAAILGNAKLSTYVSTGDGYKIKLGGGNISF; from the coding sequence ATGAAAAAGGGCTTTACAATGATTGAGTTGATTTTCGTAATCGTAATTTTAGGAATTTTAGCAGCAGTTGCAATTCCTAAACTAAATGCTACAAGAGATGACGCTGAAATAGCTAAAGCAGCTAGCAATTTCTCAACAGCAATAAGCGATATTACATCTTATTATACAGCTAAAGGAAATTTTGATGACCTAAGCAAAATGACGAATGTTGCCTTGGGAACTAATGGTGAATTTAAAATAAAAAATAAAACTTGTGCAACAATTACTGCTCCTAAAACAGGTAGTGAGGTTGTAATTAAAGCTGGTAGTGATATAAGTGAAGCTATTTGTGATTCGTTTGATAAAGTTAGTAGTATAGCTGCTATTCTAGGTAATGCCAAATTATCAACCTATGTATCTACTGGTGATGGGTATAAAATTAAGTTAGGTGGCGGAAATATTTCTTTCTAA
- a CDS encoding prepilin-type N-terminal cleavage/methylation domain-containing protein: protein MKTAFTMIELIFVIVILGVLAAVAIPKLNATRDDAEIVKSSQNLAILISDLGSYYTTQTNFSSNLKDMTSQSLKDDKYFTIKNTDCLEVTTDDYFIVVKKLKTRSELCNKLLGLESLKQILTGRISKTNNNFTDISKSDVIYIPVGGSNVVY from the coding sequence ATGAAAACAGCATTCACAATGATAGAACTTATATTTGTTATTGTAATATTAGGTGTATTAGCAGCAGTTGCAATTCCTAAACTAAATGCTACAAGAGATGATGCTGAAATAGTAAAATCATCTCAAAACCTTGCTATTTTAATTAGTGATTTAGGCTCTTATTATACAACCCAAACAAATTTTAGCAGTAATTTAAAGGATATGACTTCTCAAAGTCTAAAAGATGATAAGTATTTTACTATTAAAAATACTGATTGTTTAGAAGTTACTACTGATGATTATTTTATAGTGGTAAAAAAACTAAAAACTAGAAGTGAATTATGCAATAAATTATTAGGCTTAGAATCTTTAAAACAAATTCTAACAGGAAGAATTTCAAAAACAAATAATAATTTTACAGATATTTCAAAAAGTGATGTTATTTACATTCCTGTTGGTGGAAGTAATGTGGTGTATTAA
- a CDS encoding type II toxin-antitoxin system RelB/DinJ family antitoxin: MKNISIRISEEDKIAVENIFNELGLTLSSATLAFYKQVIINNGLPFELKVDPFYSKKNIDRLKKSIAELEKGEYITKDVLND, translated from the coding sequence ATGAAAAATATTTCAATAAGAATAAGTGAAGAAGACAAAATCGCAGTTGAAAATATATTTAATGAATTAGGACTTACTTTAAGTAGTGCTACACTTGCATTTTACAAACAAGTAATTATTAATAATGGCTTACCATTTGAGCTAAAAGTCGATCCATTTTATTCTAAAAAAAATATTGATAGATTAAAAAAATCTATCGCTGAATTGGAAAAAGGTGAATACATTACAAAAGATGTTTTAAATGATTAA
- a CDS encoding prepilin-type N-terminal cleavage/methylation domain-containing protein — protein MKKGFTMIELIFVIVILGILAAVAIPKLNATRDDAEIAKLSTNISTIMGDFASYYTSKGKLEAQADIKRMTNVALETDNKTLNVKGKACLTFTLDTANPSQLTVAAAAAPDPVCTKALEMSSVQSILTSTDAKGATSTIKKASDSVKFDFAASGVSW, from the coding sequence ATGAAAAAGGGCTTTACAATGATTGAGTTGATTTTCGTAATCGTAATTTTAGGAATTTTAGCAGCAGTTGCAATTCCAAAACTAAATGCTACAAGAGATGACGCTGAGATAGCAAAACTAAGCACAAATATCTCAACAATTATGGGTGATTTCGCATCTTATTATACTTCTAAAGGTAAATTAGAAGCTCAAGCAGATATTAAGAGAATGACAAATGTTGCTTTAGAAACCGATAACAAAACTTTAAATGTTAAAGGTAAAGCTTGTTTAACATTTACTTTAGATACAGCAAATCCTTCACAACTAACTGTTGCAGCAGCGGCTGCACCTGATCCAGTATGTACAAAAGCATTAGAAATGAGTTCTGTTCAAAGTATTTTAACTAGCACAGACGCAAAAGGTGCAACTTCTACTATCAAAAAAGCTAGTGATAGTGTTAAATTTGACTTCGCTGCAAGTGGTGTAAGCTGGTAA
- a CDS encoding type II secretion system protein — MKKAFTMIELIFVIVILGILAAVAIPKLNATRDDAELAKANTNLTTLIGDITSYYTSKGTLPTSNNPQDLTGVALYHNKNCEPARAGGAAWMKVNNTCECLLLKFGTNSNGEAFYSFSAKKGAGDKDSTCQKFIDNISNSGIFGNGYTYHDFKIPKSTLDNSDTYFRLGGSGVLW, encoded by the coding sequence ATGAAAAAAGCTTTTACAATGATAGAACTAATCTTCGTAATAGTTATTCTAGGTATCTTAGCAGCAGTCGCGATACCTAAACTAAATGCTACGAGAGATGATGCTGAATTAGCTAAAGCAAATACAAATCTTACAACTTTAATTGGAGATATAACGAGCTATTATACTTCTAAAGGAACGCTACCTACTAGTAATAATCCACAAGATTTAACAGGTGTTGCTTTATATCATAATAAAAATTGTGAACCTGCAAGAGCTGGTGGTGCTGCTTGGATGAAAGTAAATAATACTTGTGAATGCTTATTACTAAAATTTGGGACTAATAGTAATGGCGAAGCCTTTTATTCTTTTTCAGCAAAAAAAGGTGCTGGTGATAAAGACTCTACTTGTCAAAAATTTATAGATAATATAAGTAATTCAGGTATATTTGGTAATGGTTATACATATCATGATTTTAAAATACCAAAAAGCACTTTAGATAATTCAGATACATATTTTAGACTAGGCGGAAGTGGAGTATTATGGTAA
- a CDS encoding type II secretion system protein, translating into MKKAFTMIELIFVIVILGILAAVAIPKLNATRDDAEITKGVSNFSTLLSDIASYYTAKGSFATNIQDMTNVVMQPHTSNTSTAYLYIKDLNCVTINAQAGGSTIKIFASPDYNKGVCKSFFATSSVRAAMGNEDIGAHLGNASAYEIKLGGGNVNF; encoded by the coding sequence ATGAAAAAAGCTTTTACAATGATAGAACTAATCTTCGTAATAGTTATTCTAGGTATCTTAGCAGCAGTCGCGATACCTAAACTAAATGCTACGAGAGATGATGCTGAAATTACAAAAGGTGTTAGTAATTTCTCAACACTTCTTAGTGATATAGCTTCTTATTACACAGCTAAAGGAAGTTTTGCTACCAATATACAAGATATGACAAATGTAGTAATGCAACCACACACATCAAACACTTCAACAGCTTATTTGTATATTAAAGATTTAAATTGTGTAACAATTAATGCACAAGCTGGTGGAAGTACAATTAAAATTTTTGCTTCTCCTGATTATAACAAAGGTGTTTGCAAATCATTCTTCGCAACTAGTAGTGTAAGAGCAGCTATGGGAAATGAAGATATAGGGGCTCATTTAGGAAATGCTAGTGCCTATGAAATCAAACTCGGTGGCGGAAATGTTAATTTTTAA
- a CDS encoding site-specific integrase, with protein MLKLLRFLCKIAFKPLFKLFKNQTELSLKYFCLYSFEFKKSSLKPSTIENKKYLHKMLFEILKDIKIKEFTKLKAYELIKTLQEKSLKYSTIKQLISYANEGINLALELGIITQNPLKNIKFLKPTKAIKPNKTIKQLHIKKLLNKAKGELKTFLYFAFYTGARASEILAITKKDINYKQNLISITKNATRYGITTPKNGKSRIIPLSNALKKELENINFSHFSLDYFAIYYQFNKLKKSLNLKIGSLHSTRHTFASNCIHLKLDLPIIAKHLGHNDITMLSRVYSHEIYSKSEYAKLKNLSYFK; from the coding sequence ATGTTAAAATTATTAAGATTTCTATGCAAAATTGCTTTTAAGCCATTATTTAAACTATTCAAAAACCAAACAGAATTAAGCCTAAAATATTTTTGCCTTTATTCATTTGAGTTTAAAAAATCATCTTTAAAGCCAAGCACAATTGAAAACAAAAAATATCTTCATAAAATGCTTTTTGAAATATTAAAAGATATAAAAATCAAAGAATTTACAAAATTAAAAGCTTATGAATTGATAAAAACTTTACAAGAAAAATCATTAAAATATAGCACTATAAAACAACTCATATCATACGCAAATGAAGGTATAAATTTAGCTTTAGAACTAGGAATAATCACTCAAAATCCATTAAAAAATATCAAATTCCTAAAACCTACAAAAGCCATTAAACCAAACAAAACCATCAAACAACTTCACATAAAAAAGCTATTAAATAAAGCCAAAGGAGAGCTTAAAACATTTTTATATTTTGCTTTTTACACAGGAGCAAGAGCTAGTGAAATATTAGCAATCACCAAAAAAGATATAAATTATAAGCAAAACTTAATAAGCATTACCAAAAACGCCACAAGATACGGCATAACCACTCCAAAAAATGGAAAATCAAGGATAATCCCGCTATCAAACGCACTTAAAAAAGAATTAGAAAATATTAATTTTTCTCATTTTAGTTTAGATTATTTTGCTATTTATTATCAGTTTAATAAATTAAAAAAATCTCTGAATTTAAAAATAGGTAGCCTACACTCTACAAGGCACACTTTTGCTTCAAACTGCATACATTTAAAGCTTGATTTACCAATCATCGCAAAGCATTTAGGACACAACGATATAACAATGTTAAGTAGGGTTTATTCGCACGAAATTTATTCTAAAAGTGAGTATGCCAAACTTAAAAATTTGTCATATTTTAAGTAA
- a CDS encoding tetratricopeptide repeat protein — MKKFLVLAFCVSACFANNQVICNNANDCYNIGIAKAKEMQIAESIKYLEKSCELNYMSACMELGTAYIYSAKSKEEFTKGINYYMLACNNNEPISCHNIAYMLEQSQNPALMNEIKSYYEKSCNLRYLNACTNLGNIYYTKENNKERAKMLYEKACNLGEAIACNNLGNFYYDTNKSLAKEYVRKACDLGYQVACEYKID; from the coding sequence ATGAAAAAGTTTTTAGTATTGGCATTTTGTGTTAGTGCTTGTTTTGCTAATAATCAAGTAATTTGTAACAATGCAAATGATTGTTATAACATAGGAATTGCTAAGGCAAAAGAAATGCAAATAGCAGAATCTATTAAGTATTTAGAAAAGTCTTGCGAGCTTAATTATATGTCAGCTTGTATGGAATTAGGAACTGCTTATATTTATAGTGCTAAAAGTAAGGAAGAATTTACTAAAGGGATTAATTATTATATGTTAGCTTGTAATAATAATGAGCCTATATCATGCCACAATATAGCATATATGTTAGAGCAAAGCCAAAATCCTGCATTAATGAATGAAATAAAGAGTTATTATGAAAAATCTTGTAATTTAAGATATTTAAATGCTTGCACTAATTTAGGAAATATTTATTATACGAAAGAAAACAATAAAGAAAGAGCGAAAATGCTTTATGAAAAAGCTTGTAATTTAGGAGAGGCTATAGCTTGCAATAACTTAGGTAACTTTTATTATGATACTAATAAAAGCTTGGCTAAGGAATATGTAAGAAAAGCTTGTGATTTAGGCTATCAAGTAGCGTGTGAATATAAAATAGATTAA
- a CDS encoding prepilin-type N-terminal cleavage/methylation domain-containing protein: protein MKKAFTMIELIFVIVILGILAAVAIPKLNATRDDAELSKSIMNFTTLMSDLTSYYVAKNGFVGIKVATNQGIAKATNVPLGKHNSNELTNYPAGYITYKNKNCLYVEAMENRNYIYIRGNGISECETLIDKINEKNIITEIYSDTTFATKSQFTNNVSDKRYIKMLANNVNWD from the coding sequence ATGAAAAAAGCTTTTACAATGATAGAGCTAATCTTCGTAATAGTTATTCTAGGTATCTTAGCAGCAGTCGCGATACCTAAACTAAATGCTACGAGAGATGATGCTGAATTGTCAAAATCTATTATGAATTTTACTACATTAATGAGTGATTTGACATCTTATTATGTAGCAAAAAATGGTTTTGTAGGTATAAAAGTAGCAACAAACCAAGGTATAGCAAAGGCTACAAATGTTCCTTTAGGAAAACACAATTCAAACGAATTAACAAATTACCCTGCCGGCTATATAACATATAAAAACAAAAATTGTCTTTATGTAGAAGCAATGGAAAATAGAAATTATATTTATATTAGAGGTAATGGTATATCAGAGTGCGAAACATTAATAGATAAAATTAATGAAAAAAATATAATAACTGAAATATATTCAGATACTACTTTTGCTACAAAATCGCAATTTACAAATAATGTATCAGATAAAAGATATATAAAAATGTTAGCAAATAATGTTAATTGGGATTGA
- a CDS encoding type II secretion system protein, translating to MVKQAFTMIELIFVIVILGALAAVAIPKLNATRDDAEIVKANQNITLLIGDLASYYTAHNEFAKDIKTMTNVALDSGVYKVKNKPCLEISLDDYYVVIKKSKGQDKVCDIVLNDPKIISNLTGRISKTNNNFTDISKSDIIYIPVGGSNVVY from the coding sequence ATGGTAAAACAAGCTTTCACAATGATAGAGCTAATATTTGTTATTGTAATATTAGGAGCTTTAGCAGCAGTTGCAATTCCTAAACTAAATGCTACAAGAGATGATGCTGAAATAGTTAAAGCTAATCAAAATATTACATTATTAATAGGAGATTTAGCTAGTTATTACACAGCTCATAATGAGTTTGCTAAAGATATTAAAACAATGACAAATGTTGCTTTAGATAGTGGAGTTTATAAAGTTAAAAATAAGCCTTGTTTAGAAATAAGCCTTGATGATTATTATGTAGTAATAAAAAAATCAAAAGGTCAAGATAAAGTATGCGATATAGTATTAAATGACCCTAAAATAATATCAAACCTAACAGGAAGAATTTCAAAAACAAATAATAATTTTACAGATATTTCAAAAAGTGATATTATTTACATTCCTGTTGGTGGAAGTAATGTGGTGTATTAA
- a CDS encoding molybdopterin-dependent oxidoreductase: MKRRSFLKLSAVAGVGLQASKIEGIKDTIFDDKKALVSDRFGSFYANINSSQIVSVTPFEGDKFPNTMNNCVPDRTQNESRVLYPCVRKSYLEGKKKNDLRGEEEFVRVSWETALDLAARALKENFDKYGPEAIYGECYWWGGWGKISWGRTTAHRMLKILGGYVEESGDYSTGAGMVILPHIFGSNTVYEAPTTWKSILENAKSVVFWGTDPLVTNQIAVGTPTHTNYEYFTKLKELSKAGKIKTYSIDVYANNTNRYIESELISVRPNTDTAMMIGMCCYLYESGKYAKDFIKKYTVGFNKFKEYFMGENDGIKKDLTWASNICGVDTTTLKKLADDLCDNKSIIIAGRAIQRQDHGEQAHWMITILATMLGHIGSKGCGFEFSLGYYSQGADKFIAPTLKGLSSIPSDDLGDENSPWKKFENITIPSSRSIDAMLNPGKIIDQNGKKIKLPHIKVAFNASGSFFTRHQDVNRAIEGFKKVDTIITAEPFWTSQAKLSDIVLPVAIEPERYDIEASTNSEYIFLNKPVIEPMGESKSDFWICKEICKRWGVEEIFTEGKATELDWMKYIYNDALQQGKSLGYDMPTFDEALNKGFVRFDKVNKDTEYYTRLSDFVSNPHKYRLGTPSGKIEIFSPTIAKMGYDDCLGHPAWFEPFEWVGNKEQIKKYPIAVVSPHSRFRLHSQLNNSLIRNYAEVNGREPMIIHPDTAKARGIKTGDIVRVYNDRGEILAGALVSDIVRADTIIICEGAWYDPEVYGKKSLCQHGCVNVLTRDKGTSKLAQSNTAHTTLVEIEKFKGVIRPLRAFSKPKIIQG; this comes from the coding sequence ATGAAAAGAAGAAGTTTTTTAAAACTAAGTGCAGTAGCAGGAGTTGGATTACAAGCTAGCAAAATTGAAGGTATCAAAGATACAATTTTTGATGATAAAAAGGCTTTAGTATCTGATAGATTTGGTAGTTTTTACGCAAATATTAATAGTTCTCAAATCGTTAGCGTTACACCTTTTGAAGGAGATAAATTCCCTAATACTATGAATAATTGTGTTCCAGATAGAACACAAAACGAAAGCCGTGTTTTATATCCTTGTGTTAGAAAAAGCTACCTAGAAGGAAAAAAGAAAAACGATTTAAGGGGTGAAGAAGAATTTGTAAGAGTTAGTTGGGAAACAGCACTTGATTTAGCAGCAAGAGCGCTTAAAGAAAATTTTGACAAATATGGCCCTGAAGCTATATATGGCGAATGCTATTGGTGGGGTGGCTGGGGTAAAATTAGCTGGGGAAGAACCACAGCTCATAGAATGCTAAAAATCCTAGGTGGATATGTTGAAGAAAGTGGAGACTATTCAACCGGTGCTGGTATGGTAATATTGCCACACATTTTTGGCTCAAACACCGTTTATGAAGCGCCTACAACTTGGAAAAGTATTTTAGAAAACGCAAAAAGTGTTGTATTTTGGGGAACTGACCCACTAGTAACAAATCAAATTGCAGTTGGCACACCAACTCACACTAATTATGAATATTTCACAAAATTAAAAGAACTAAGTAAAGCAGGAAAAATCAAAACTTATAGCATAGATGTATATGCTAATAATACAAATCGTTATATTGAAAGTGAATTAATATCAGTTCGCCCTAATACAGACACTGCAATGATGATAGGAATGTGTTGTTATTTATATGAAAGTGGAAAATATGCAAAAGATTTCATTAAAAAATATACGGTTGGCTTTAATAAATTTAAAGAATACTTTATGGGCGAAAATGATGGAATAAAAAAAGATTTAACTTGGGCTAGCAATATTTGTGGAGTAGATACAACAACATTAAAAAAATTAGCAGATGATTTATGCGATAATAAATCAATAATTATTGCAGGTCGTGCAATACAAAGACAAGACCACGGCGAGCAAGCACATTGGATGATAACAATACTAGCAACAATGTTAGGGCATATAGGAAGCAAGGGTTGTGGATTTGAGTTTAGTTTAGGATATTATTCTCAAGGTGCTGATAAATTTATAGCACCTACTTTAAAAGGACTTTCATCTATTCCAAGCGATGATTTAGGAGACGAAAATAGTCCTTGGAAAAAATTTGAAAACATAACAATTCCAAGTTCAAGAAGTATTGACGCTATGCTAAACCCAGGTAAAATAATTGACCAAAATGGTAAAAAAATAAAACTTCCACATATTAAAGTAGCATTTAATGCTAGTGGGTCATTTTTTACTCGCCATCAAGATGTAAATCGTGCTATTGAAGGATTTAAAAAGGTTGATACGATTATTACAGCTGAACCATTTTGGACTTCACAAGCAAAATTAAGTGATATTGTTTTACCTGTTGCTATTGAGCCTGAGCGTTATGATATAGAAGCTAGTACAAATTCTGAATATATTTTCTTAAATAAGCCTGTAATTGAACCTATGGGAGAGAGTAAAAGCGATTTTTGGATTTGTAAAGAAATTTGTAAAAGATGGGGAGTAGAAGAAATATTTACAGAAGGAAAAGCAACCGAGCTTGATTGGATGAAATATATTTATAACGACGCTTTACAACAAGGAAAATCATTAGGATATGATATGCCAACTTTTGATGAAGCACTTAATAAAGGATTTGTTAGATTTGATAAAGTAAATAAAGATACAGAATATTACACAAGACTTAGTGATTTTGTAAGCAATCCGCATAAATATAGATTAGGAACACCAAGTGGAAAGATTGAGATTTTCTCTCCAACAATTGCAAAAATGGGTTATGATGATTGTTTAGGTCATCCTGCTTGGTTTGAACCATTTGAGTGGGTTGGTAACAAAGAACAAATTAAAAAATATCCAATCGCTGTTGTAAGTCCTCATTCTAGATTTAGACTACACTCTCAGCTAAATAACTCACTTATTAGAAATTATGCTGAAGTAAATGGCAGAGAGCCTATGATAATTCATCCTGATACTGCAAAAGCAAGAGGTATTAAAACAGGCGATATTGTAAGAGTATATAATGATAGGGGCGAAATTTTAGCAGGTGCATTAGTAAGTGATATTGTAAGGGCTGATACTATTATAATTTGTGAAGGTGCTTGGTATGACCCTGAAGTTTATGGGAAAAAATCACTTTGTCAGCACGGATGCGTAAATGTGCTAACTCGTGATAAAGGAACATCAAAACTAGCTCAATCAAACACAGCTCACACAACCTTAGTAGAGATTGAAAAATTCAAAGGTGTTATTAGACCTTTAAGAGCATTTTCTAAGCCAAAAATCATTCAAGGTTAA
- a CDS encoding Txe/YoeB family addiction module toxin yields MIKCWSNDAWEDFLYWQENDKQVLKRIIELIKDIDRNGYLGIGKPERLSGDLAGYYSRRIDKKNRIVYKIADGKILIAQCGSHYKDK; encoded by the coding sequence ATGATTAAATGCTGGTCTAATGATGCTTGGGAAGATTTTTTGTATTGGCAAGAAAACGATAAACAAGTGCTAAAAAGGATTATAGAATTAATAAAAGACATTGATAGAAATGGCTATTTAGGGATAGGAAAACCAGAGAGATTAAGCGGTGATTTAGCTGGTTATTATAGTAGAAGAATTGATAAAAAAAATAGGATTGTATATAAAATCGCAGATGGAAAAATCCTAATCGCTCAATGCGGCTCTCATTATAAAGACAAATAA